The DNA region ATCACTGTGTCAGCCACCTGCCGGCCACTGTCTCCAGCATAGGTGCATCTTTGAGAACTTAGATAAAACATGTTTTAGTTTCACAGAATGGAACATTAAATAGCAAGCCAAATGAGGAAAGCCCACATTCCAAGCATCTTATTTGTGGAAATGTAGGTGATCTTTCATGGGATTCTGGAATGCCTTGAACCAATGGCCTGCTTAGGCCATTTGTTTTCAACTCCGTGGGTCTTGACTCTTAAGGCTATTTTAAGATTCATAATGTTTGGTTTATATCTATATTAGTAATTAGTTGTGACTTTGGGGCAGCTGAGAGAAAATGTTCTAGGATAATCATGAAATGTTTACAATGTTTTGAATGCAAACTTTCAAACTTCAGTCCTTGCTTTGCATGTGTTTCTATTTTCGTAGTGTTTGAACTTTTAGGTAAAAGTTCTCTACAATTACAAGTGCAATAACTGAATTGAGTTTTGCTCATTATGCGCATCAAGGCTATAATCGAGCCGAGTCGAATTGAATATTGAATGTTAAAGTCGattcctttaattttattttgaacatGAGTTGAGTTTGAGCTTATGACAAAAGTAGATAATCTGTTCTAgcttggtttatttattttttgaatgaacTCGAGCTTGTTCACAAGCTTCtcaattaacttatttattCCTTATATGAAGTAAATATCacaattgtttattttttattttttcgtaaATCCATActaataattagttaattaattattgtcaagaatttatcatttgattcaattaaataaatgaacTTGAATCTTAAACAATCAAATCTTGAGTCTATATGTATGTTAATTTATAGtatgtatataaattcattatgCGCGCatgcgcgcacacacacatatatattaaggctcacaaaaataataattcaagcTATATCCATCATTTTACGAAGATAATTCccattttatcttttaaagtattcacattacaaaattaaaataatactataaaatattaaaaatgaagtttataCAAGTATGGCTTGTTTAATAATCAAACTTAATTTTGTGTTCACAGTCagcttatttattaaatgaactgAGACTGAGCCTATTCATGAGCAGCTCTCTTTGTTTACAGACCTATCACCTATGCACATCATTTTAATCTCAAGAAGATTTCTTGTTCTTCTCCCTACGCAATTATACTGGCATATTTGACCTTTTAGCTAAAACAATCATTTAGCATAATCCTTTTTGCCATTTTAGGAAAATAGCCTTTGTAGGATTGATTAGGTGAATAGAGTTTTAGAATCTGAATCTATCTTGCGTTTGTTGGAGAAGAGCTTTTGTTTTCGCATGCCATTAATTTTTGTAgtagtttataattttataaatgtgAAAGATAGATAACTTGGAAGTTTAATTACTGTAATCTACAAAATAGACCGATGTGTTTTTGAACCATTGTTCATCATTTTGAATTTTACTATCTGACACTTTTTCCCATTTTGTTTCATTAAGACTATTCTCTTGTCCAAAAGATGATGTAGCGATTGAGATTGTTCGTCTAGTTCCTGTTGATACCTCTAATGTTCTTGCCTGCTTCACTATGATCTTtcaaagataaaaagaaaaaaaaaagtagtgagtTAGCTTTGTTGAACTTCCAAGCTTATGAGATGAATTCAGTTTGAGGAAAGAGAAATGAATATTGGATTAGTAGGCAGATCATTTGGGATTAGCTTAAGTTCTCTACAGGTGTGTTCTGTGATTTCCCACATCTGTTGTGCTCACAACATCTCTGCATATGGGCTCTATGGTTAGTTTCAAAATTCATATCATGGGTTGCCCATATATCTGAAACGTGGAAGAGTCAAACGATTGAAAACTTGAGAAGAACTACAGGGGTTTTGAAGCCAAATGTATGATACCAGTACAAGTTAGAAATGTTAGACTTAATAACTCTGCAGACCCTATGTTCTAGACCTCCTGCTGCAGTATCCATTTTCTGCAGGAGCAAGGCTTTGTGGAAGGACTAAAGAATCTGTAGGGCCAGATATCAGACTAATCAACTTCTGCGAGGATGCAGAAGTCTTCCCAAATGCTAGTGCTTGAAATTTGTCTAAACACTTCTGATAGAAGTGCAGAGTCAGAGGAGAGGCATTAGTGAAAATGCCTCATTTGTTTCACTGTGAATTTCTCTCATTTGTTTCAATGGTACTAAAAAGATCATTTTCGATGAacaataattgattaatcttcTCTTATATATTATGTGTTTGAGTTGAGATTCATGCTTCATTTTGCAATTATTCAGTTGGTTAGTGTAAAAGGATCTTCAATTGATTGATAGTGAGTTACATCAGTATATGCCTCACTTGCAGAGATATGTTGCTCCAATTTTATTCCAAAGGGAGTTTGCTGGAGTCAATAAGGCATCTCCAATGGTAGTTCTGCTCAATTGCTGTCAATCAAGATGACTACCAGTGTACCTCTCCATAGAGATTTACCTCTTTGAAGTCCTTTTTTCCCCCAATTAGTGCTGAGTGTGCTTGAAAAGCATGTCAGACTGAAGCGTGATTAATAAACAATTGTTGAATAAATTGAGTTTTGGTTGgtttctaaacaaaaatagCTCATTGGTTGACATTAGGAGATCTGATAGCACCAGTATTTCATCTTATATTATTTATCCTTGTAAAGTTATTTAAAGAATCTGAATAAAATCAGGAGAGAAGAATTATTTTGTCATTTAATATTTGCAAGAATGTTTAAGATTCTTCGAATTATCCTATGGTAACGAGGTTTaggattttttgaaatatttttcaaaatatcctactgttattttctattttcttgaaatatCCGGGTGCGCTAAATATCCGACTCTGTTGCGCCTTGGCACACGTGAGAGTTCAACCATCCCATCATGGCTACATGCTGTGAGAAGAGAAGCAAGTGTGAAAGTCAGATGAAGAAGCTTCTTTTCCAATTCCTTCTCCATCTTGATTGAAAGGCTCGATTGCTTCATTGCAGTACCCATGATTAGCGTAATTgcataaatactaaaatatcaTTGAATTCAGTAACTATGTTCCTCTAAGACatccaattacaatttacaagcACTTATTGATAATCatgttaatttttactgttatgTCATTTCAGTTGTACAACATAGCATGTGTATAACTGTTTTCTAAATAACAAtactcttttctattttttttttcttaataaaggTTGATTCAAGGGTTGATGGACATTGTTACAATGGAAGGGGGGTGGGATGATGGTGTTGTATGTaacgttatttatttatttatttattttaacatgggTTGATCTGAGGATGGATTGGCAGTCTCATGTCAGAATGGTACCGAATAAAtcataaaatgattaaaaacttAGAAATTTACTTTAAACAAGCATTGATTTGTCTTTTCATGTTGAGTTCTTGTTGAATTCGGAGTCGTGCTAACTTGAAGCACACGTTGATAAGGATCCTACCTAATTGCACTTCGAaaatcttcttttccttttgtaaCTTTTCACATTTGGAAAAAACAGAGATtacaataaagaaagaaaaaaaaagtaaatcgtagaagaagaaaaagaggagtaGTTTGATAGAAATGCACCACCAACCTTCCACCGTTTCATGGTCATATTGATTAGACCAGAAATAGGCTACTGCATGGGAATCCTGTTCATGTACGTGTCAAAGACTTCATTTGATAGTGGGAAGACAAGAagtcttcttaatttttttattttttatttttccttctatttACACGGTGAAAAGTGATAGCTTTAAGCTTTGGATTCTCTAATGGGTTGACGGTCCACGGTCCACGGATGTGGCCAATTCAGGTGGATTCCACACCATGTGGTATGACCAATTCAGGTGGATTCCACACCATGTGGTATGACTGAATTAGATGAATcagagaaaaatagaaagcaGAAAGCAGCTTTTTTGACCAGAAAAGACTTGAAAGAAACTTGCACCCAATGTTCTTAGTTAGGTAAGGTAAATGGATTGAAGTTATTGAACTGTTTATAGTCTTGGTTGAAACTCATGATTTTTTAATCTCATATCATATTGAACgattatttatctcaaaagcttaagcaaaATTAATGAAAGCTTAAAACGTTTGGCCAGGAGCTAAGTAAGCCCCCACCAAGTACTTagaagaataaaagaataaagaaagtaaTTCAGACTCACGCAAACTGCTTTGAATCATTTCTCCTACCCGAATATTCGGGTGCACTAAATATCCGACTCTATTGTGCCTCAGCACACGTGAGAGAGTTCAACCATCTCAACATGGCTACATGCTGTGAGAAGAGAAGCAGGGTGAAAGTCAGATGATCAAGcttcttttcctcttccttctccatCGTGATTGAAAGGCTCGACTGCTTCATTGCAGTACCCATCATTAGCATAATTGCATAAATACTCAAATATCATTGAATTCCAAGTAATTATGTTCGTCTTAGACATCTGATAGAACAAATATCATAGAATTATAAGCACTTACTGataaaaatgttgatttttgcTATTACGTCATCTCAGTTATATGATTGACATATAACCGTTTTCTAAATAGCagtactattttattttattttttatttttatttttattttttttaataagagctGATTTAAAAGTTGATGAACACTGCCACAATAGGATGGAGGTGAGATAATGGTGTCGTATGTAgcagtacttttttttttttttttttttttaacatgggCTGATCTGAGGATGGATTGGCAGTGCCATGTTAGCATAGTACCGAATAAATCATCAAATGACTAAAGACTAGGAAATTTACTGTAAACGAGCATTGGATTGTTTTTTTTcgtatttgattttgtgttgaatttgaTGAATGTGCTAACTTGAAGCACACGTTCATAAGGATCCTACCTACTGCACCTTGAATAATTGAGGCGGcaatcttcttttccttttgtaaCTTTTCACATTGGAAAAACAGAGATCACaatcaagaaaaagagagaagaaaaaaacaataattcctagaagaagaaaaggagtaGAGTAATTTCATAGaagtgcaccacccaccttccaTTGTTTCATggtcatattaattaattataccaGAAATAGGCTACTGCATGGGAATCCTGCTCATGGACGTGTCAAAGACGTCATTTGATCGTGGAAGACCTGCAAGTCTTCTTTGGACGTGTCAAAGACGTCATttgggctttgtttggtaatgggatGGGGTTGGCCCAAATACTGTTTATCacgatttttcaaaaaaattaacatcaaaacattttaacttttttcacttttaatatcaaatcattcactttttattattattcaaataaaaaaatcactacaaaataaaactttttcacttttctataccactttttcattttttttatactaaacattcttattttttttcacattaatctatatcaattatagtgtttaagccatcccatttgccaaacacccccttatCCTGGAAGACCTGCAAGTCTTCTTTGGATGTGTCAAAGACGTCATTTGATCGTGGAAGACCAGCAAGtcttcttaatatatatatagtaaacgGTTAGGTAAGGTAAAAGGTTCAAActcatgggttttttttttcactttattatCATAGTAAACGATTATTTATCTCgaaaatttaagtaaaatttaaaatgtttgGGCAGAGCTAATTAAACCCCCAACAAATTACTCAGAAAactaaaagaataaagaaagaaattcaaatttacgCAAACTGCTTTGCGGTGGGTTTAATTAGCTCCTTCTCTTATTTATGGGACTTTACTCACTTGATCCATTCCCACCATTATATTTTTTGCTTACTGTTTGGGAATGTGAAACATGTGAGTTAGTTACGAGCTCGGGGCCACAGcccccatctatatatataatgacacacaaaagaaattaataccCTCCTGAATCCACCATTAATAACACTACCTCTTCCATTCTACATTTGTAATTTGTAAGGGTGTCTCTTATAACGGCCTCCAATGAGATTTCTGGTCTTTTCATGGCTTTTCTTGATGGCCATTTACTCACTTTTCCTCACCATTTCTGTCTTTGGGGTGTCTAGCCCATGTTTCCGCAATGAGCAGTCCTTGTTGTTGCAATTGAAGAACAATCTTACGTTTGATTCTACTATGTCCACTAAACTTGTTAAGTGGAATCAAAGTGCTGATTGTTGCTCTTGGGAAGGCGTAACCTGCAACGAGGGCCGTGTTATTGGTCTCGACCTGACCAACGAATCCATCTCAGGTGGACTCGACAATTCAAGCAGCCTTTTCAGTCTTCAGCATCTCGAGAGCCTGAGTTTGGCTTATAACGACTTCAAGTATTCTCATGAGATTCCATCAGAGTTTGACAAGCTTGCGAATTTGAGTTATTTGAATctatcaaatgcttactttgtAGGGCAGATTCCAATTGCGATTTCGCGCTTGACAAGGTTGGTTACTCTTGATTTATCTTCCGATTATTCCGTTTATTACTTCAATCACCTTCATCTTGAGAATCCAAATTTTAAAGTGTTGATTCAAAACCTTTCGGAGCTTATGGAACTTAATCTTGATAGTGTACTTATATCAGCTCCAGGTAATGAGTGGTGTCGGGCCTTATCATCTTCACTCCCAAATTTGAGAGTGTTGAGCTTGTCATCCTGCAATCTTTTTGGCCCGATTGATTCCTCCTTGCGGAATCTTCATTCCCTCTCAATTATTCGTTTGAATGATAACAACTTTTCAGCTCCAGTTCCAGAATTTTTTGcagatttcaaaaatttgacatCCTTGGAAGTCACCTCTTCTGGGTTGAATGGAAAGTTTCCAAAAAAGATCTTCCAAATTTCAACCCTACGAATGCTCGATTTGTCAGATAACGATCTACTTGAAGGTTCTTTGCCAGAATTTCCTCTAAATGGATCTCTTCAAACCATGGAGCtctcaggtacaaatttttcaGGGACATTGCCACCTTCCATTGGTCACCTTAAAATGTTGTCAACAATAAATCTTTGGAATTGCAATTTCATTGGACCAATTCCAGACACAATAGCAAGCCTCACACAATTAGTCCATTTGGACATGTCACACAATAGTTTCAGTGGATCAATTCCAAACTCAATGGGAAGACTCACAAAATTGGTCTATTTGGACATGTCTGTCAATAATCTCGGTGGATCAATTCCAATTTTCAGCATGACCAAGAATCTAGAGCGTCTCGACTTGAGTGAGAATTCACTAAATGGCCCGATTCCAATTTCTCTGTTTTCTCTTCCATCATTGCGACAGGTATGGCTTTCCAAGAACCAATTTTCTGGTTTCAACAATTTGGAATTTTCCAACAATATTTCTTCTCACTGCTTGCTGGAAAGAATTGATTTGAGTAACAACAATTTGGAAGGGCCACTACCCATATTTTTCTTGGAACTTCAGGGTCTTCAATTCCTCTCACTTTCTTCAAACCACTTTAATAGCTCCTTGCAGCTTAGTGTGATTCCGAAGCTAAAAAATCTTTATTATCTTGATCTTTCACACAATAAGTTGAAAACATTTCCTGATTTCTTGAGAAACCAATCCAGTTTATCATTTCTAGACCTTTCAGACAACCAAATCTATGGAGAGATACCCAATTGGGTCTGGAAACATCCTAATCTTTCTGACGTAGATCTCTCTTATAATTTTCTGGTGACTTTGGAAGGACCTATCCTCAATCTTTCTCTTTCCACCCTAGACCTGCACTCAAATCAGCTCCAAGGGCAGCTCCCAATCATCTCATCTGTCAAATACTTGGATTTCTCGATGAATCATTTTCGTTCCTCCATTCCAGCTAACATAGGTCAGTCCCTTGCTTCCACTagatttttttctctctcaagtaATAAATTGTACGGGAGCATCCCTAGATCAATATGCAACATCACACATCTTCTACTTTTAGATCTGTCCAATAATTCTCTCAGTGGCACAATTCCTGAATGCTTGATTTCGATGAGTGGGATGACTCTTCAGATACTGGATTTGAGAACAAATAATCTCATTGGTACCATTCCTGAGGGTTTTCCAAACTATTGTTGGTTAGAATTTTTAGGTCTCAATGGAAACCAACTGGGAGGAGAGTTACCTAAATATTTGGCCAATTGCACATCGTTGAAGCACTTGGATGTTGGAAATAACCATATCGAGGGTATCTTCCCATTTTACCTGAAGAGCATAACTTTTTTGAAGGTTCTTATTTTGAGGAATAACAAATTTTACGGGCCCATTACTCATTTAAACCCTAATGCTACATGGCCATGGCTTCAAATTGTAGATATAGCCTTAAACAATTTTACTGGTAGGCTTCCAATAATCCCCCAATCTAACTGGGCAGCAATGATGGACGATGTGGTGGCCCAATCAAGGGAAGAACGAACCGAAGGAAGAAGCTTTGACTATGGTTATCGATATACAGTTACAAGTACTATCAAAGGTTTAGCATTGAAGTTGGTGGACATCCAAACTATCTTCACCATCCTTGACTTTTCTTGCAACAATTTTGATGGTCCTATTCCCGAAGAAATTGGAGGGCTCGCGTTGCTATATATTCTCAACCTGTCGCATAATGCTTTGACTGGTCAAATCCCTCCATCTTTGGGGAAATTGAATAATCTTGAGTCACTGGATTTGTCAAACAACGAGCTTTCTGGTAAGATTCCTGTGCAACTTGCTGATGGTCTTAATTTCTTATCCGTTCTCAACCTTTCGTTCAATCAATTGGTGGGGCAAATTCCATTCACCAAGCAATTCGGTACATTTTTAGAAAATTCCTTTAAAGGAAACAAAGGATTATGTGGTTTGCCTTTGAAATCAAAATGCACATATGAGGAGCCACCTCCAACATATGAAGAATCTCATTCAAATTCTAGGATTGTGATTGAGTGGAATTACATAAGTGCTGAACTgggatttgtttttggcttcGGAATTGTAATTGGGCCCCTTATGTTTTGGAAGAGATGGAGGATATGGTACTCCAAACATGTTGATGACATTCTTTTCAAGATCTTCCCTCAACTATATCTTAGAAATGAACGTCGTCGAAGATGAGATCNNNNNNNNNNNNNNNNNNNNNNNNNNNNNNNNNNNNNNNNNNNNNNNNNNNNNNNNNNNNNNNNNNNNNNNNNNNNNNNNNNNNNNNNNNNNNNNNNNNNaaaagagagaagaaaaaaacaataattcctagaagaagaaaaggagtaGAGTAATTTCATAGaagtgcaccacccaccttccaTTGTTTCATggtcatattaattaattataccaGAAATAGGCTACTGCATGGGAATCCTGCTCATGGACGTGTCAAAGACGTCATTTGATCGTGGAAGACCTGCAAGTCTTCTTTGGACGTGTCAAAGACGTCATttgggctttgtttggtaatgggatGGGGTTGGCCCAAATACTGTTTATCacgatttttcaaaaaaattaacatcaaaacattttaacttttttcacttttaatatcaaatcattcactttttattattattcaaataaaaaaatcactacaaaataaaactttttcacttttctataccactttttcattttttttatactaaacattcttattttttttcacattaatctatatcaattatagtgtttaagccatcccatttgccaaacacccccttatCCTGGAAGACCTGCAAGTCTTCTTTGGATGTGTCAAAGACGTCATTTGATCGTGGAAGACCAGCAAGtcttcttaatatatatatagtaaacgGTTAGGTAAGGTAAAAGGTTCAAActcatgggttttttttttcactttattatCATAGTAAACGATTATTTATCTCgaaaatttaagtaaaatttaaaatgtttgGGCAGAGCTAATTAAACCCCCAACAAATTACTCAGAAAactaaaagaataaagaaagaaattcaaatttacgCAAACTGCTTTGCGGTGGGTTTAATTAGCTCCTTCTCTTATTTATGGGACTTTACTCACTTGATCCATTCCCACCATTATATTTTTTGCTTACTGTTTGGGAATGTGAAACATGTGAGTTAGTTACGAGCTCGGGGCCACAGcccccatctatatatataatgacacacaaaagaaattaataccCTCCTGAATCCACCATTAATAACACTACCTCTTCCATTCTACATTTGTAATTTGTAAGGGTGTCTCTTATAACGGCCTCCAATGAGATTTCTGGTCTTTTCATGGCTTTTCTTGATGGCCATTTACTCACTTTTCCTCACCATTTCTGTCTTTGGGGTGTCTAGCCCATGTTTCCGCAATGAGCAGTCCTTGTTGTTGCAATTGAAGAACAATCTTACGTTTGATTCTACTATGTCCACTAAACTTGTTAAGTGGAATCAAAGTGCTGATTGTTGCTCTTGGGAAGGCGTAACCTGCAACGAGGGCCGTGTTATTGGTCTCGACCTGACCAACGAATCCATCTCAGGTGGACTCGACAATTCAAGCAGCCTTTTCAGTCTTCAGCATCTCGAGAGCCTGAGTTTGGCTTATAACGACTTCAAGTATTCTCATGAGATTCCATCAGAGTTTGACAAGCTTGCGAATTTGAGTTATTTGAATctatcaaatgcttactttgtAGGGCAGATTCCAATTGCGATTTCGCGCTTGACAAGGTTGGTTACTCTTGATTTATCTTCCGATTATTCCGTTTATTACTTCAATCACCTTCATCTTGAGAATCCAAATTTTAAAGTGTTGATTCAAAACCTTTCGGAGCTTATGGAACTTAATCTTGATAGTGTACTTATATCAGCTCCAGGTAATGAGTGGTGTCGGGCCTTATCATCTTCACTCCCAAATTTGAGAGTGTTGAGCTTGTCATCCTGCAATCTTTTTGGCCCGATTGATTCCTCCTTGCGGAATCTTCATTCCCTCTCAATTATTCGTTTGAATGATAACAACTTTTCAGCTCCAGTTCCAGAATTTTTTGcagatttcaaaaatttgacatCCTTGGAAGTCACCTCTTCTGGGTTGAATGGAAAGTTTCCAAAAAAGATCTTCCAAATTTCAACCCTACGAATGCTCGATTTGTCAGATAACGATCTACTTGAAGGTTCTTTGCCAGAATTTCCTCTAAATGGATCTCTTCAAACCATGGAGCtctcaggtacaaatttttcaGGGACATTGCCACCTTCCATTGGTCACCTTAAAATGTTGTCAACAATAAATCTTTGGAATTGCAATTTCATTGGACCAATTCCAGACACAATAGCAAGCCTCACACAATTAGTCCATTTGGACATGTCACACAATAGTTTCAGTGGATCAATTCCAAACTCAATGGGAAGACTCACAAAATTGGTCTATTTGGACATGTCTGTCAATAATCTCGGTGGATCAATTCCAATTTTCAGCATGACCAAGAATCTAGAGCGTCTCGACTTGAGTGAGAATTCACTAAATGGCCCGATTCCAATTTCTCTGTTTTCTCTTCCATCATTGCGACAGGTATGGCTTTCCAAGAACCAATTTTCTGGTTTCAACAATTTGGAATTTTCCAACAATATTTCTTCTCACTGCTTGCTGGAAAGAATTGATTTGAGTAACAACAATTTGGAAGGGCCACTACCCATATTTTTCTTGGAACTTCAGGGTCTTCAATTCCTCTCACTTTCTTCAAACCACTTTAATAGCTCCTTGCAGCTTAGTGTGATTCCGAAGCTAAAAAATCTTTATTATCTTGATCTTTCACACAATAAGTTGAAAACATTTCCTGATTTCTTGAGAAACCAATCCAGTTTATCATTTCTAGACCTTTCAGACAACCAAATCTATGGAGAGATACCCAATTGGGTCTGGAAACATCCTAATCTTTCTGACGTAGATCTCTCTTATAATTTTCTGGTGACTTTGGAAGGACCTATCCTCAATCTTTCTCTTTCCACCCTAGACCTGCACTCAAATCAGCTCCAAGGGCAGCTCCCAATCATCTCATCTGTCAAATACTTGGATTTCTCGATGAATCATTTTCGTTCCTCCATTCCAGCTAACATAGGTCAGTCCCTTGCTTCCACTagatttttttctctctcaagtaATAAATTGTACGGGAGCATCCCTAGATCAATATGCAACATCACACATCTTCTACTTTTAGATCTGTCCAATAATTCTCTCAGTGGCACAATTCCTGAATGCTTGATTTCGATGAGTGGGATGACTCTTCAGATACTGGATTTGAGAACAAATAATCTCATTGGTACCATTCCTGAGGGTTTTCCAAACTATTGTTGGTTAGAATTTTTAGGTCTCAATGGAAACCAACTGGGAGGAGAGTTACCTAAATATTTGGCCAATTGCACATCGTTGAAGCACTTGGATGTTGGAAATAACCATATCGAGGGTATCTTCCCATTTTACCTGAAGAGCATAACTTTTTTGAAGGTTCTTATTTTGAGGAATAACAAATTTTACGGGCCCATTACTCATTTAAACCCTAATGCTACATGGCCATGGCTTCAAATTGTAGATATAGCCTTAAACAATTTTACTGGTAGGCTTCCAATAATCCCCCAATCTAACTGGGCAGCAATGATGGACGATGTGGTGGCCCAATCAAGGGAAGAACGAACCGAAGGAAGAAGCTTTGACTATGGTTATCGATATACAGTTACAAGTACTATCAAAGGTTTAGCATTGAAGTTGGTGGACATCCAAACTATCTTCACCATCCTTGACTTTTCTTGCAACAATTTTGATGGTCCTATTCCCGAAGAAATTGGAGGGCTCGCGTTGCTATATATTCTCAACCTGTCGCATAATGCTTTGACTGGTCAAATCCCTCCATCTTTGGGGAAATTGAATAATCTTGAGTCACTGGATTTGTCAAACAACGAGCTTTCTGGTAAGATTCCTGTGCAACTTGCTGATGGTCTTAATTTCTTATCCGTTCTCAACCTTTCGTTCAATCAATTGGTGGGGCAAATTCCATTCACCAAGCAATTCGGTACATTTTTAGAAAATTCCTTTAAAGGAAACAAAGGATTATGTGGTTTGCCTTTGAAATCAAAATGCACATATGAGGAGCCACCTCCAACATATGAAGAATCTCATTCAAATTCTAGGATTGTGATTGAGTGGAATTACATAAGTGCTGAACTgggatttgtttttggcttcGGAATTGTAATTGGGCCCCTTATGTTTTGGAAGAGATGGAGGATATGGTACTCCAAACATGTTGATGACATTCTTTTCAAGATCTTCCCTCAACTATATCTTAGAAATGAACGTCGTCGAAGATGAGATCTAAAGCTGAGGCACTAGTCAGAATTATCAGGCATAATGCAGATGGGTTTATGATGATTGACTCTTATTTTTccgaattttatatatatggtatgtatgaagtaaaataaaaaatggatcCATGTAATTGGATGTGTTAGAATATAGGATGCAAGCATTGTATTAAGAATTAAGTTATAATGCTAGTGAAGTACGTAATTGCCTGATGTTATATTTTCTGGACTAGCTATGAGACACACATGTGACGAGGAAGCACAAATTGCTAAATTGCTCACCTCTAACAATCTAATTAAAGGCATTCTCATGCTCCTTCGCCTCATCTCTATATCTCAAATCAACAATGGTAAGGATCCAGCTTGATTCCCCCACCatctatattttatatttgcctataaaccaataaaaaatgaatgggCCAATGATACCACGAACATTAGGAGT from Corylus avellana chromosome ca10, CavTom2PMs-1.0 includes:
- the LOC132163084 gene encoding receptor-like protein 6, which gives rise to MRFLVFSWLFLMAIYSLFLTISVFGVSSPCFRNEQSLLLQLKNNLTFDSTMSTKLVKWNQSADCCSWEGVTCNEGRVIGLDLTNESISGGLDNSSSLFSLQHLESLSLAYNDFKYSHEIPSEFDKLANLSYLNLSNAYFVGQIPIAISRLTRLVTLDLSSDYSVYYFNHLHLENPNFKVLIQNLSELMELNLDSVLISAPGNEWCRALSSSLPNLRVLSLSSCNLFGPIDSSLRNLHSLSIIRLNDNNFSAPVPEFFADFKNLTSLEVTSSGLNGKFPKKIFQISTLRMLDLSDNDLLEGSLPEFPLNGSLQTMELSGTNFSGTLPPSIGHLKMLSTINLWNCNFIGPIPDTIASLTQLVHLDMSHNSFSGSIPNSMGRLTKLVYLDMSVNNLGGSIPIFSMTKNLERLDLSENSLNGPIPISLFSLPSLRQVWLSKNQFSGFNNLEFSNNISSHCLLERIDLSNNNLEGPLPIFFLELQGLQFLSLSSNHFNSSLQLSVIPKLKNLYYLDLSHNKLKTFPDFLRNQSSLSFLDLSDNQIYGEIPNWVWKHPNLSDVDLSYNFLVTLEGPILNLSLSTLDLHSNQLQGQLPIISSVKYLDFSMNHFRSSIPANIGQSLASTRFFSLSSNKLYGSIPRSICNITHLLLLDLSNNSLSGTIPECLISMSGMTLQILDLRTNNLIGTIPEGFPNYCWLEFLGLNGNQLGGELPKYLANCTSLKHLDVGNNHIEGIFPFYLKSITFLKVLILRNNKFYGPITHLNPNATWPWLQIVDIALNNFTGRLPIIPQSNWAAMMDDVVAQSREERTEGRSFDYGYRYTVTSTIKGLALKLVDIQTIFTILDFSCNNFDGPIPEEIGGLALLYILNLSHNALTGQIPPSLGKLNNLESLDLSNNELSGKIPVQLADGLNFLSVLNLSFNQLVGQIPFTKQFGTFLENSFKGNKGLCGLPLKSKCTYEEPPPTYEESHSNSRIVIEWNYISAELGFVFGFGIVIGPLMFWKRWRIWYSKHVDDILFKIFPQLYLRNERRRR